Proteins encoded within one genomic window of Brienomyrus brachyistius isolate T26 chromosome 22, BBRACH_0.4, whole genome shotgun sequence:
- the LOC125717643 gene encoding histone acetyltransferase p300-like isoform X4, which yields MADNGLDSGPPSAKRPKLSSPALSASDGNDFSSLFDLEHDLPDELISSELGLPNGGDLGQLHTGVGGGPHGVQDAAAKHKQLSELLRSSGPPAPPSGQQVAGTSPGGGAMGLLSGMNASPGPAGMGGPPQQPSPQHASMMHPAGMGGTGMIRGMAGVPKGNGQQQAPTSQQQGMIGGQVMNGSPRMGYPNMTLGNSMLPDTLQQQQQQMQGGQQLGAAGQAGLRGQQPGAVNKMGMMGNPGPYGNPYGQPAGQGLGGTGLGTQLQNKTGLPSSLGQFNLDKKTPPMQGMAGMASQQPPAGVAGPVAGTAAAAAGATGMMSSAPGGLGTVATPPGAAGAPPPPTADPEKRKLIQQQLVLLLHAHKCQRREQANGEVRPCSLPHCRTMKNVLNHMTHCQAGKSCQVAHCASSRQIISHWKNCTRHDCPVCLPLKNAGDKRNQQTLLGSAGVGLASALGTVPGGQPSAPSLNPPSQIDPSSIERAYAALGLTYQGAQMPAQAPQTQLSAQGLQGQPGMRPLGGMGGSPMGVNGGVGVQSASQQSSLLQDSMLHGGMNAQSLMNDTAGVGVLGSMPTAAPPSASGMRKSWHEDITQDLRNHLVHKLVQAIFPTPDPAALKDRRMENLVAYARKVEGDMYESANSRAEYYHLLAEKIYKIQKELEEKRRTRLQKQGMLPTQPGMPPSGLGQGPPGLGQPPMPPGQPPNGPHSDPSLVRSPVTNQMNRMQNPSGMGQFSQMGMQPMAQRSTPPLQMGLPLGQVGMGSPRMGQPNVNQLQNQYLPPNQCPGSGPGLGPGSAGMAQSPMATPPPLPVSSPLPQTGPVGGGALVGPMGSGGPGGGPPPGLPPPSAQASSSHPHCPPQLRQNSPSPARSLTPTPHHTPPALASSQTPQPQTPTPPQLAPLPPQQQLAQAMGPGMGSDKPAQLLQQQQQQMAGSAPGGAQPGLTSSVSTPTAPLPPQLPRTPLSQRSSLTADGQVSTPASVSSTDAGSQHAPPDPKMEVKQPDEEDEDEGADGKASGKMAAMHADMKAEEKPDLKKEEAAGDRCKVEPMDTVLGPGLEDRKPDVKVEPKEEEEGSGSAGPLSSPPSAQSKRKIFKPEELRQALMPTLEALYRQDPESLPFRQPVDPQLLGIPDYFDIVKNPMDLSTIKRKLDTGQYQEPWQYVDDIWLMFNNAWLYNRKTSRVYKYCSKLAEVFEQEIDPVMQSLGYCCGRKLEFSPQTLCCYGKQLCTIPRDAAYFSYQNRYHFCEKCFNEIQGESVSLGDDPSQPQTSINKDQFERKKNDTLDPELLVECIDCGRKMHQICVLHNETIWPTGFVCDRCLKKSNKTRKENKYAAKRLPQTKLGNFLETRVNEYLRRQNHPESGEVTIRVVHVSDKVVEVKPGMKARFVDSGEMAESFPYRTKALFAFEDIDGADVCFFGMHVQEYGSDCPPPNQRRVYISYLDSVHFFQPRHLRTGVYHEILIGYLEYVKKLGYTTGHIWACPPSEGDDYIFHCHPMDQKIPKPKRLQEWYKKMLDKAVSERIVHDYKDIFKQATEDRLTSAKELPYFEGDFWPNVLEESIKELEQEEEERKREENSTSSESIDATKGDSKNAKKKNSKKTSKNKSSLSRANKKKPGMPNVSNDLSQKLYATMEKHKEVFFVIRLIAGPAANSLPLIADPDPLMACDLMDGRDAFLTLARDKHLEFSSLRRSKWSTMCMLVELHNQSQDRFVYTCNECKHHVETRFHCTVCEDYDLCISCYNTKGHEHKMEKLGLGLDDESNSQAAAATQSPGDSRRLSIQRCIQSLVHACQCRNANCSLPSCQKMKRVVQHTKGCKRKTNGGCPICKQLIALCCYHAKHCQENKCPVPFCLNIKQKLRQQQIQHRLQQAQMLRRRMASMQRTGQPTGGSGAGGLPSPGNSNCTTAPSTPTSVGAQPPTPQTPTQPSVQSVPPPGAGGGGPPPHHLQQMPAGGLMNSPQQQQQQMMPQVPPPQQPQPQPPQAQQLQHPNSLPPYVPRHPFSSPQSQGKPGLGPATPPQQQQQPQSLQPNPGQPPMAPQQQPPPPSSGPPPAAVEIAMKIQRVAETQRKMAQAQILKRQAPNLMPPHPHHQPPQPQAPIGMGHPGAGMVGAPGLSPQAARAHMEQQQQPNPQQGMMVPVGMQQPLPQGNPQNQLPPQMPLPQQGAPQLQPPQQQPQQQPWGNPSMQIQSRPGMMSQASHPAMMAAQQQQPGQGPVMGVPAGGGGLAGGGSLPQAALQELLRALRSPSSPLQQQQVLEILRANPQLMAAFIKQRASRYKGGAPGGGGGIAAVPGAMGPSAVNVNAGASAAGMHMGQGMGMPPMGPLQQQQQPQQQQQQAGLQGQAANMANMNPQFRELLIRRHQLQQQQQQQQQQQQQQQMGAHGQFQQPQPPQQQAYLGQQPGQPQPGGPQPGQPQQAYPGPALQQRLQSHQHHLQMQQQQNAMLQGGDGGGGGPPLQQPQQPPPPQGGPQATSSQPMPMLPQALHQRLLQQQQQHLGGGSPAQHGSPMSPQQNPMSQSPHPHLQGAPLTAASSLSSQVRSPQLSPRPQSQPPRSSPSPRMQPQPSPHHISPQTQTGSPHQGHLPQHHPAMGVPQPLAQQQQQQGPMDPGPFGSDPNAMLSQLSSMGALHGPGATELMGGSSQDVNHSTLDMM from the exons ATGGCCGATAATGGTCTGGACTCCGGCCCGCCTTCAGCCAAGAGGCCTAAACTCTCTTCGCCGGCACTTTCTGCCAGTGATGGAAATG ACTTCAGCTCACTGTTTGACCTGGAGCATGACCTCCCCGACGAGCTCATCAGCTCAGAGCTGGGCTTGCCCAATGGTGGAGATCTGGGCCAGCTGCacactggcgtgggtgggggtcCCCATGGGGTGCAGGACGCAGCAGCCAAGCACAAGCAGCTGTCGGAGCTCCTGCGCTCCAGCGGGCCACCCGCACCTCCctctggccagcaggtggcgggGACGAGCCCGGGAGGGGGTGCGATGGGGCTCCTGAGTGGCATGAACGCTTCCCCGGGACCGGCCGGCATGGGCGGCCCACCTCAGCAGCCCTCCCCTCAGCATGCATCCATGATGCACCCAGCTGGGATGGGCGGGACCGGCATGATCAGAGGCATGGCCGGAGTCCCGAAGGGGAATGGACAGCAGCAGGCACCCACATCGCAGCAGCAAGGCATGATAGGTGGACAGGTCATGAATGGATCCCCCAGGATGGGCTACCCAAACATGACTCTGGGGAACAGCATGCTGCCCGACACCttacaacaacagcagcagcaaatgcAGGGTGGCCAGCAGCTCGGAGCAGCAGGGCAGGCTGGACTGAGGGGGCAGCAGCCTGGAGCAGTAAACAAG ATGGGCATGATGGGTAATCCAGGCCCCTATGGCAACCCTTACGGTCAGCCAGCGGGGCAAGGTCTGGGTGGCACCGGACTGGGCACACAGCTCCAGAACAAGACCGGTTTGCCCAGCAGCCTCGGCCAGTTTAACCTGGATAAGAAGACTCCACCGATGCAGGGCATGGCTGGTATG GCCTCCCAGCAGCCACCAGCAGGGGTGGCAGGACCCGTAGCAGGAACGGCGGCAGCAGCTGCAGGGGCAACCGGCATGATGTCCAGTGCACCGGGTGGCCTTGGCACCGTGGCGACGCCCCCTGGCGCTGCGGGGGCCCCGCCACCCCCCACGGCCGACCCAGAGAAGCGCAAGCTGATCCAGCAGCAGCTGGTTCTCCTGCTGCATGCCCACAAGTGCCAGCGGCGCGAGCAGGCCAATGGGGAGGTTCGGCCGTGCTCCCTGCCTCACTGCCGCACTATGAAGAACGTGCTGAACCACATGACCCACTGCCAGGCCGGCAAGTCCTGCCAGG TGGCGCACTGCGCCTCGTCAAGACAGATCATCTCGCACTGGAAGAACTGCACGCGGCACGACTGCCCCGTTTGCCTGCCGCTGAAGAACGCCGGGGACAAGAGGAACCAGCAGA CGCTGCTGGGCTCCGCCGGAGTGGGCTTGGCCAGTGCCCTGGGAACCGTGCCGGGAGGCCAGCCCAGCGCACCCAGCCTGAACCCGCCCAGCCAGATCGACCCCAGCTCCATCGAGAGGGCTTACGCCGCCTTGGGCCTCACATACCAGGGTGCCCAGATGCCCGCCCAGGCTCCCCAGACACAGCTGTCCGCTCAGGGCCTGCAGGGGCAGCCAGGGATGCGGCCCCTGGGGGGCATGG GAGGGAGCCCCATGGGTGTCAATGGAGGCGTCGGGGTCCAGTCGGCCAGCCAGCAATCCAGCCTGCTGCAGGACTCCATGCTCCATGGTGGCATGAACGCGCAGAG TCTAATGAATGATACCGCCGGGGTGGGCGTCTTGGGCTCCATGCCCACAGCGGCTCCCCCGTCCGCGTCAGGCATGAGGAAGAGCTGGCATGAGGACATCACACAGGACCTGCGCAACCACCTGGTGCACAAACT GGTGCAGGCCATCTTCCCCACACCCGACCCAGCTGCACTCAAGGACCGGCGAATGGAGAACCTAGTGGCCTACGCCCGCAAGGTGGAGGGTGACATGTACGAGTCGGCCAACAGCAGG GCCGAGTACTACCATCTCCTGGCGGAGAAGATCTATAAGATCCAGAAGGAGCTGGAAGAGAAGCGGCGAACCCGGCTGCAGAAGCAGGGCATGCTGCCCACACAGCCTGGCATGCCGCCTTCCGGCCTGGGCCAGGGTCCCCCTGGACTGGGGCAGCCCCCCATGCCACCCGGCCAGCCGCCCA ACGGACCTCATTCTGATCCCTCTCTTGTCCGGTCCCCAGTGACCAACCAGATGAACCGGATGCAGAACCCTTCTG GTATGGGCCAGTTCAGCCAGATGGGAATGCAGCCCATGGCCCAGAGGTCCACGCCGCCTCTGCAGATGGGCCTCCCCCTCGGCCAG GTGGGTATGGGAAGCCCAAGAATGGGCCAGCCAAATGTGAACCAGCTCCAGAACCAGTACCTGCCCCCCAATCAGTGTCCCGGATCAGGACCTGGACTCGGGCCCGGCTCGGCTGGCATGGCACAG TCTCCgatggccacacccccaccGCTTCCTGTAAGCAGTCCACTCCCCCAGACAGGaccagtggggggtggggcccTGGTGGGGCCCATGGGATCTGGCGGCCCTGGTGGAGGCCCTCCCCCTGGCCTGCCTCCCCCCTCAGCCCAAGCCAGCAGCTCTCACCcgcactgccccccccagctgcgGCAGAACTCGCCGTCCCCTGCCCGTAGTCtgactcccaccccccaccacacgCCGCCGGCGCTGGCGAGCTCGCAGACGCCCCAGCCGCAGACCCCCACGCCACCCCAGCTGGCtcctctgcccccccagcagcAGTTAGCTCAGGCCATGGGCCCAGGGATGGGCTCGGACAAACCCGCTCAATtgctgcagcagcagcagcaacagatgGCAGGAAGTGCCCCTGGTGGGGCCCAGCCGGGGCTGACTTCCTCGGTGTCCACCCCGACTGCCCCCCTGCCACCCCAACTGCCACGCACTCCG CTGTCTCAAAGATCATCCCTGACTGCTGATGGTCAGGTCTCCACGCCTGCATCTGTTAGTAGTACCGATGCTGGCTCTCAGCATGCCCCGCCTGACCCCAAGATGGAAGTCAAGCAGCCGGAcgaggaggatgaggacgagggcGCGGACGGGAAAGCCTCAGGGAAGATGGCCGCGATGCACGCTGACATGAAGGCCGAGGAGAAGCCTGAT CTTAAAAAGGAAGAAGCGGCAGGTGATCGGTGCAAAGTGGAGCCCATGGACACTGTGCTGGGGCCGGGGCTTGAGGACAGGAAGCCAGATGTGAAAGTGGAGcccaaagaggaagaggaggggtcAGGCTCGGCCGGTCCTCTGAGCTCTCCGCCCAGCGCTCAGAGCAAGAGGAAAA TCTTCAAGCCAGAGGAACTGCGGCAGGCTCTCATGCCCACCCTGGAGGCTCTGTACCGGCAGGATCCCGAGTCGCTGCCCTTCCGACAGCCGGTGGACCCCCAGTTACTGGGAATACCC GACTACTTTGACATTGTGAAGAACCCAATGGACCTGTCCACCATCAAGCGTAAGCTGGACACAGGCCAATACCAGGAGCCCTGGCAGTACGTGGACGACATCTGGCTCATGTTCAACAACGCCTGGCTCTACAACCGCAAGACCTCGCGTGTCTACAAGTATTGCTCCAAGCTGGCCGAGGTCTTCGAGCAGGAGATCGACCCGGTCATGCAGAGCCTGGGTTACTGCTGCGGCAGAAAG CTGGAGTTCTCCCCCCAGACCCTGTGTTGCTACGGTAAACAGCTGTGCACCATTCCCCGTGACGCTGCGTACTTCAGCTACCAGAACAG GTACCACTTCTGTGAGAAGTGTTTCAACGAAATCCAGGGGGAGAGCGTGTCCCTGGGGGACGACCCCTCTCAGCCACAGAC ATCCATCAACAAAGACCAGTTCGAGAGGAAGAAGAATGACACGCTGGACCCTGAGCT GCTTGTTGAGTGCATCGACTGTGGTCGTAAAATGCACCAGATCTGCGTCCTTCATAACGAGACCATTTGGCCAACAGG CTTCGTGTGTGATAGGTGCCTGAAGAAGTCCAATAAAACACGCAAGGAGAACAAATATGCAGCTAAAA GGCTGCCCCAGACAAAGCTCGGAAACTTCCTAGAAACGCGTGTCAACGAGTACCTCAGGAGGCAGAACCATCCGGAATCAGGCGAGGTCACCATCCGCGTAGTCCACGTGTCCGACAAGGTGGTGGAAGTCAAACCGGGCATGAAGGCCAG GTTCGTGGACAGCGGCGAGATGGCGGAGTCATTCCCTTACAGAACCAAGGCGCTGTTTGCCTTTGAGGACATCGACGGCGCTGACGTCTGCTTCTTCGGCATGCATGTGCAGGAGTATGGGTCCGACTGCCCGCCACCCAACCAGAG GCGTGTGTATATCTCCTACCTGGACAGTGTACACTTCTTCCAGCCACGACACCTGCGCACAGGCGTCTACCACGAGATCCTCATCGGGTACCTGGAGTACGTCAAAAAGCTGGG GTACACAACTGGGCACATCTGGGCCTGTCCTCCCAGTGAGGGGGATGATTACATCTTCCACTGCCACCCAATGGACCAGAAGATCCCCAAACCCAAGCGTCTGCAGGAGTGGTACAAGAAGATGCTGGACAAGGCTGTGTCTGAGCGCATTGTGCATGACTACAAG GACATCTTCAAGCAAGCAACAGAAGATCGCTTAACCAGTGCCAAGGAGCTGCCTTACTTTGAGGGCGACTTCTGGCCTAACGTGCTGGAGGAGAGCATCAAGGAGCTGGagcaggaagaggaggagcgGAAGAGGGAGGAGAACAGTACCTCCAGCGAGAGCATCGAC GCTACTAAGGGCGACAGCAAAAATGCCAAGAAAAAGAACAGTAAGAAGACGAGCAAGAACAAGAGCAGCCTGAGCCGAGCCAACAAGAAGAAGCCAGGGATGCCCAACGTGTCCAACGACCTGTCACAGAAGCTCTACGCCACCATGGAGAAGCACAAGGAG GTGTTCTTCGTGATTCGGCTGATCGCTGGGCCCGCCGCAAACTCCCTGCCGCTCATCGCGGACCCGGACCCGCTGATGGCGTGCGACCTGATGGACGGCCGCGACGCCTTCCTGACGCTGGCGCGCGACAAGCACCTGGAGTTCTCCTCACTGCGGCGTTCCAAGTGGAGCACCATGTGCATGCTGGTGGAACTCCACAACCAGAGCCAGGACCGCTTCGTCTACACCTGTAACGAGTGCAAGCATCACGTGGAGACGCGCTTCCACTGCACCGTCTGCGAG GACTATGACCTGTGCATCAGCTGCTACAACACCAAGGGCCACGAACACAAGATGGAGAAGCTGGGCCTGGGCCTGGATGATGAGAGCAACAGCCAGGCTGCCGCAGCTACGCAGAGTCCCGGCGACTCGCGGCGCCTGAGCATCCAGCGCTGCATCCAGTCGCTGGTGCACGCCTGCCAGTGCCGCAACGCCAACTGCTCGCTACCATCCTGCCAGAAGATGAAGCGTGTGGTGCAACACACCAAAGGCTGCAAGCGCAAGACCAACGGCGGCTGCCCCATCTGCAAGCAACTGATCGCACTCTGCTGCTACCACGCAAAGCACTGCCAGGAAAACAAGTGCCCCGTGCCCTTTTGCCTCAACATCAAGCAAAAGCTACGCCAGCAACAGATCCAGcaccggctgcagcaggcgcagATGCTGCGCCGGCGCATGGCCAGCATGCAGCGCACCGGCCAGCccacagggggcagcggagcaGGAGGTCTGCCTTCCCCAGGGAACAGCAACTGTACCACCGCGCCTAGTACACCCACGTCGGTTGGGGCCCAGCCTCCGACGCCACAAACACCCACCCAACCCAGTGTGCAGTCTGTGCCCCCGCCCGGGGCGGGTGGGGGTGGCCCCCCACCGCACCACCTGCAGCAGATGCCTGCTGGCGGCTTGATGAACTCgccgcagcagcagcaacagcagatGATGCCCCAGGTGCCGCCACCGCAGCAACCGCAGCCGCAGCCTCCCCAGGCCCAGCAACTCCAGCACCCTAACAGCCTGCCACCCTATGTGCCCCGCCATCCattctcctccccacagtccCAGGGAAAGCCGGGGCTGGGTCCGGCCACTCCAccccagcagcagcaacagccgCAGTCCCTGCAGCCCAACCCTGGGCAGCCACCCATGGccccgcagcagcagccgccgcCACCTTCGTCGGGCCCACCTCCAGCGGCCGTCGAGATCGCCATGAAAATCCAACGAGTAGCCGAGACCCAGCGCAAGATGGCCCAGGCGCAGATCCTGAAGAGACAGGCACCCAACCTGATGCCTCctcacccccaccaccagcccCCACAGCCCCAGGCCCCCATAGGCATGGGCCACCCCGGCGCCGGTATGGTTGGTGCCCCTGGCCTGTCCCCGCAGGCCGCCAGGGCCCAcatggagcagcagcagcagccgaaCCCCCAGCAAGGAATGATGGTGCCGGTGGGCATGCAGCAACCTCTGCCGCAGGGTAACCCTCAGAATCAGCTCCCGCCGCAAATGCCCCTCCCACAGCAAGGTGCCCCCCAGCTCCAGCCGCcccagcagcaaccacagcagcagccttgggGAAACCCATCCATGCAGATCCAGTCAAGGCCTGGCATGATGAGCCAGGCCAGTCACCCAGCCATGATGGCggcccagcagcagcagcccggCCAGGGGCCTGTAATGGGTGTCCCGGCCGGAGGCGGTGGGTTGGCGGGTGGCGGCAGCCTCCCTCAGGCTGCCCTGCAGGAGCTACTGCGTGCCCTTCGCTCGCCCAGTTCGCCgctgcagcagcagcaagtgctGGAGATCCTGCGCGCCAACCCGCAACTCATGGCTGCCTTCATCAAGCAGCGTGCTTCCCGCTATAAGGGCGGGGCCCCAGGAGGGGGCGGTGGCATTGCTGCGGTCCCAGGTGCCATGGGTCCCTCTGCTGTCAACGTGAATGCCGGTGCTTCGGCCGCAGGCATGCACATGGGCCAAGGTATGGGGATGCCCCCTATGGGTCCGctccagcaacagcagcagccgcagcaacagcagcagcaagctggCCTGCAGGGCCAAGCTGCCAACATGGCCAATATGAACCCCCAGTTCAGAGAGCTGCTGATACGGAGACACCagctccagcagcagcagcaacaacaacaacaacagcagcagcagcagcagatggGCGCCCACGGCCAGTTCCAGCAGCCACAGCCGCCCCAGCAGCAGGCATACCTGGGGCAGCAGCCCGGCCAGCCTCAGCCTGGGGGGCCGCAGCCCGGTCAGCCGCAGCAGGCCTACCCGGGCCCCGCGCTCCAGCAGCGGCTCCAGTCACATCAGCACCACCTGCagatgcagcagcagcagaatgCCATGTTGCAGGGGGGCGACGGTGGGGGTGGAGGCCCCCCCCTCCAGCAGCCGCAGCAGCCCCCGCCCCCTCAGGGCGGACCCCAGGCCACGTCCTCCCAGCCCATGCCCATGCTTCCACAGGCCCTGCACCAGCGGCTcctgcaacagcagcagcaacacttGGGCGGCGGCTCCCCGGCCCAGCATGGCAGCCCCATGAGCCCCCAGCAGAACCCCATGTCGCAATCGCCCCACCcgcacctgcagggggcgcccctAACGGCTGCCTCCTCGCTGAGCAGCCAGGTGCGCTCGCCCCAACTGTCACCACGTCCGCAGTCGCAGCCACCGCGCTCAAGCCCCTCGCCCCGCATGCAACCCcagccctccccccaccacatcTCCCCTCAGACCCAGACAGGGTCCCCGCATCAGGGCCACCTGCCCCAGCACCACCCAGCCATGGGAGTCCCTCAGCCCCTGgcccagcaacagcagcagcaaggccCCATGGACCCAGGGCCCTTCGGCAGCGACCCGAACGCTATGCTGTCTCAGCTTAGCAGCATGGGGGCCCTGCATGGGCCCGGAGCCACAGAGCTAATGGGCGGCAGCAGTCAGGACGTTAATCACAGTACCTTAGACATGATGTAG